taaaatgtttccaatacaGGAAAAACTCTCTTTTCTGTTTCTTCTTCTGCTCTTGGCCCTGTCTCTTGAACTCGGGACAAAGTTCAGAGGAAGGCTCTCACTTTCTGCTCTACAGTTCAGACACCCAACCGGAGTCGCAGGTCCTCCTTGCAGAAGACCTTGCTTCATCCAGAAAATAACTATCCacgatcataacagagtccaaaacATTGACGAAACGAACTTTCTGCAAATGCCTATGAACCAAGCAACGCAAGGAAACGCAACACTAGGAAACACAACGCTAGGAAACGCAACATGAGGAAACGCAACGCGAGGAAATGCaatgacacgcaagtacatctccagacttttgctcaaagtgctaaTGTTTTAGTTGAATACTTTGTGTAATCCagttgcaaatcgatttagactcaaagaaggataaatggttcttaaggcattgtcagcAGACTCtgtaaagttcattttctctgtattgatcatttatttcacatttggtcactttactcaccaacctgtttcatgttctatgtgttagattagatttatgtttagaatagcaataaagtttgtctgtattcaaagataatttgataaataatctcatccctgtttttaaaagatttcacttcaaagctcatacctaaatatgtgtaatattattttcgataagccatgagaataatattactccaataagtgaattaatcataaatctcttattaaagctaattctttACAATAGAAATTGTCAGCGGATACAAGATATTGTATTAcgatttaatggtggagaattttattcagacaaacaatctagttatttttcatttatctaatttataatggttgtcgaacacgactaattccattataaatttccttacataataatgtagaataaggacagattcatttaattcctagctctCACAAACggtttcctacatataatggtagATAATTGCGGCACTTTCATCCAAaccatgtacatttatactaccaaatttcctacacCTGTATCTGCtcgattttatgcactgcactgctgccacacgattggctgattagataatcgcatggatgattgttgatgtcaaatgggctggtttgagtatttctgtaactaatgatctgctgggattttcacacacaacagtctctagatttgATTCCGTATGGtgtcaaaaacatccagtgagcggcagttctgtggacagaaatgccttatgagagaggtcaacagagaatggccaagtctatgttaactcagataaccattctgtacaattgtggtgagaataaaatcatctcagaatgctatttggCACTGCATGAGGGGgaccatattaggcaggtggttttaatgttgtggctgatggtGTAAGTGCAGTTTGTTTTCCTATTGGGTGGGGTTTAATAACTCCATCCCAAGCCAGAGAGAAGCAGCAAACAACCTGAGACCCTTCACAATTCACCATGCTCTGCTTTCTTCTATTAACACTGTCTATCGTGGCGACGGCGGACCGCGCGCTCCACAGCTGCGGCACCTGCGACCCCAGTCAGTGTGAGCCGCTTCCTTCCGAGGGCTGCTCATCTGGGCTGCTGCTGGACGCGTGCGGCTGCTGCGCTGTCTGCGCGTCTGGAGAGGGAGAGCCGTGCGGGGGACGCGGAAGCACAGCCAAGCGCTGTGCATCCGGACTCGAGTGCGTCAAGAGCGACAAAGACAAGAGTAAACACGGGGTCTGTGTGTGCAAGAGCAACTACCCGGTGTGCGGTTCCGACAGTGTCAACTATAAAACCGGCTGTGAATTGAGAGCAGCAAGTGTGAAAGCAGTGAGTGACAAAAAACCCGAGATTAAGATTCTGAACAAGGGCAAATGCGCTCAAGGTGActtgatattttatataaaatatgtatttcataattatatattttttacttttattattgtataGGCACATTGCTCTCTTAATTTTTATATTGAGTTTTGGAATAACTTGAAATTTCATT
This region of Xyrauchen texanus isolate HMW12.3.18 chromosome 23, RBS_HiC_50CHRs, whole genome shotgun sequence genomic DNA includes:
- the LOC127617093 gene encoding insulin-like growth factor-binding protein 7, with amino-acid sequence MLCFLLLTLSIVATADRALHSCGTCDPSQCEPLPSEGCSSGLLLDACGCCAVCASGEGEPCGGRGSTAKRCASGLECVKSDKDKSKHGVCVCKSNYPVCGSDSVNYKTGCELRAASVKAVSDKKPEIKILNKGKCAQAPVIVTVPGEIWNVTGSQVFLSCEATGIPTPVLTWRMVSDGKGKPVPLPGDKDNLAVQTRGGPEKHEVTGWVLISPLTKDEAGSYECHASNIKGEASAVGTIHVVDSINDIPPKKVAKDDEL